In the genome of Phycisphaerae bacterium, one region contains:
- the dprA gene encoding DNA-protecting protein DprA, giving the protein MDRNELTCWLRVHLASGVGAVRFRRLLDVFGDVERISRATILELQGVEGIGLATAQQIHEGLRTVNPERELELAEANGVTLITMVDPEYPELLRQSPSPPAVLYVKGEFRPQDQLAIAIVGTRRAGRYGSEQAYRFGSLLAQAGFTVVSGLARGIDSQAHRGAIHGGGRTVAVMGAGLLNVYPPEHRGLFDEIADGHGAILSELPMEAIPDPGNFPARNRIVAAMSMGTLVIEAPKSSGALITAHLAADCNREVFAIPGPIDVPTFVGCNELIKMSKAKLVMCLDDILDEFGSVSAMLKKQAQALGAPADPQSITVRDAQADHLSEPERKVWDFLTAGPNDIDTICQICQRPAAEVSSVLTMLQLKGLVKALPGNQYGRK; this is encoded by the coding sequence ATGGACCGCAACGAGCTTACGTGTTGGCTTCGGGTGCATCTGGCGTCCGGTGTGGGGGCGGTGCGGTTTCGCCGGCTGTTGGATGTATTCGGCGACGTCGAGCGGATTTCCCGGGCGACGATTCTGGAACTGCAGGGGGTCGAAGGCATCGGCCTGGCGACGGCCCAGCAGATCCACGAAGGGCTGCGCACGGTCAATCCCGAGCGCGAGCTGGAACTGGCCGAGGCCAATGGGGTTACGCTCATCACGATGGTCGATCCGGAGTATCCCGAGCTGTTGCGGCAGAGCCCCTCCCCGCCGGCTGTCCTGTACGTCAAGGGCGAGTTTCGCCCACAGGACCAGCTCGCCATCGCCATCGTTGGCACACGGCGGGCCGGGCGCTACGGCTCGGAGCAGGCCTATCGGTTCGGCTCGCTGCTGGCCCAGGCCGGTTTCACCGTCGTCTCCGGTCTGGCCCGAGGCATCGATTCCCAAGCCCATCGCGGCGCTATTCACGGCGGCGGGCGCACGGTGGCGGTGATGGGCGCGGGCCTGCTGAACGTCTATCCGCCCGAGCACCGGGGCCTGTTCGACGAGATCGCCGACGGACACGGAGCCATCCTCAGCGAACTGCCGATGGAGGCCATTCCTGATCCCGGCAACTTTCCCGCCCGCAACCGCATCGTGGCGGCGATGTCGATGGGCACGCTGGTCATCGAGGCGCCGAAGTCCAGCGGGGCTCTGATCACCGCGCATCTGGCCGCCGACTGCAATCGCGAGGTCTTCGCAATTCCCGGCCCCATCGACGTACCGACGTTCGTCGGCTGCAATGAGTTGATCAAAATGAGCAAAGCCAAGCTGGTGATGTGCCTCGACGATATTCTCGATGAGTTCGGGTCGGTCTCCGCCATGCTCAAGAAGCAGGCCCAAGCCCTCGGCGCGCCGGCCGATCCGCAGAGCATCACCGTTCGCGACGCCCAGGCCGACCATCTCTCGGAGCCCGAGCGCAAGGTCTGGGACTTCCTGACCGCCGGCCCCAACGACATCGACACGATTTGCCAGATCTGCCAGCGTCCCGCCGCTGAGGTCTCATCCGTCCTGACCATGCTGCAGCTCAAAGGGCTGGTCAAAGCCCTGCCGGGCAACCAGTACGGCCGCAAGTGA
- a CDS encoding TIGR04255 family protein, with translation MTIAEVFPRPTVKQVVFQIRYPNLFFIEEKIGEYQVRIMEQFPESSLQLRRNLLIADIGEGAKVEDLVGGEESLAVKKIWRFASPDGVSLNVHSDSLDISSTVHKTYNNPAATPRFRDAIEFAVARFLEVVAVPKFLRIGLRYIDECPLPSELSTSSFREWYNSALPVERFAVEEVLECEVVARVRRESECRLTFRERLDTRGEKITYSLDFDGYAEGVPSSEYLRTTDTLHGLVADEFERTIKEPVIKHMRQRPEEDSDA, from the coding sequence ATGACCATAGCTGAGGTATTTCCGAGACCTACCGTGAAGCAGGTTGTTTTCCAGATTCGCTATCCTAATCTCTTTTTCATCGAGGAGAAGATTGGAGAATACCAGGTCCGGATCATGGAGCAGTTCCCGGAGTCTTCCCTGCAACTCCGCCGGAATCTCTTGATTGCTGATATTGGTGAAGGTGCCAAGGTCGAGGACTTGGTGGGGGGCGAGGAGAGTCTTGCTGTAAAGAAAATATGGCGTTTTGCTTCGCCGGATGGAGTATCTCTCAATGTTCACAGCGACTCGCTGGACATCTCCTCTACGGTTCATAAGACGTACAACAATCCCGCCGCCACCCCGAGGTTCCGCGACGCGATCGAGTTTGCAGTGGCTAGGTTTTTGGAGGTAGTTGCAGTTCCGAAGTTTCTGCGTATCGGGTTGCGGTACATTGATGAATGCCCCCTTCCGTCGGAGTTGAGCACGTCGAGCTTCAGGGAGTGGTACAATTCTGCTCTGCCAGTTGAGCGATTTGCAGTTGAGGAGGTACTTGAATGCGAAGTCGTCGCGAGGGTCAGGCGTGAGAGTGAATGCCGCCTTACTTTCCGAGAACGCCTGGATACCAGAGGGGAGAAGATAACCTACTCGCTAGATTTTGATGGATATGCAGAGGGCGTTCCCAGTTCCGAATATCTCAGGACTACAGACACGCTTCATGGCCTAGTTGCGGACGAATTTGAGAGAACGATAAAGGAACCAGTCATCAAGCACATGCGGCAGAGACCCGAGGAGGATAGCGATGCGTAG
- a CDS encoding bifunctional folylpolyglutamate synthase/dihydrofolate synthase: protein MRFLGTFTDYERMSRVGYNHTTFNLTRMQKLLASVNRPHREFRSIHIAGTKGKGSTATMLAHMLRGCGFNVGLYTSPHLVDMRERIVVNDEMISQADFVRLLNELVPTLRAMPTTNRATFFEIITSIAFMYFAEKKVDFAVIETGLGGRLDSTNVIKPEVCAITTIALDHIHQLGNTVEKIAVEKAGIFKTGVPVVSVPQTPEVRSVLMKTAKSVKAPLKFTGDEIDFSYRFESSRVAGPHTRICLNTPRSRFEHLAVPLPGEHQAINCGLALAVVDALRERGFEIQDNGVLEGLNRTKLSGRMELICQDPRILIDGAHNPTSMEALIKTIGQHVIYDSMVVIFGCAADKDVDGMMDQIALGADKVIFTKNGSIRSADPEELALRFEERTGRMAQWASDVGEAIRTAASVATRGDLICITGSFYLAGEAKKHLIDRGLMK, encoded by the coding sequence TTGCGCTTTCTGGGCACATTCACCGACTACGAGCGGATGTCTCGCGTCGGGTACAATCATACCACGTTCAATCTGACGCGGATGCAGAAGCTCCTGGCGTCGGTCAACCGGCCGCACCGCGAGTTCCGGTCGATCCACATCGCCGGGACCAAGGGCAAGGGGTCCACCGCGACGATGCTGGCCCACATGCTGCGGGGCTGCGGGTTTAACGTCGGTCTGTACACGTCGCCGCACCTGGTGGACATGCGCGAGCGGATCGTAGTCAACGATGAGATGATCAGTCAGGCGGACTTCGTGCGGCTGCTCAATGAGTTGGTGCCGACGCTTCGGGCCATGCCCACGACCAACCGGGCCACGTTTTTCGAGATCATCACTTCGATCGCCTTCATGTACTTTGCCGAAAAGAAGGTGGATTTCGCGGTGATCGAGACGGGTCTGGGCGGCCGGCTTGACAGCACGAACGTGATCAAGCCGGAGGTCTGTGCGATCACGACGATCGCCCTGGACCACATTCACCAGTTGGGCAACACGGTGGAGAAGATCGCGGTGGAGAAGGCCGGGATCTTCAAGACGGGCGTGCCGGTGGTGAGCGTGCCGCAGACGCCCGAGGTCCGGTCGGTGCTGATGAAGACGGCTAAGAGCGTAAAAGCTCCGCTTAAGTTCACCGGAGATGAGATAGATTTCAGCTATCGGTTCGAGTCGAGTCGGGTCGCGGGCCCGCACACGCGGATCTGCCTGAACACCCCTCGAAGCCGGTTCGAGCACCTGGCGGTTCCGCTGCCGGGCGAACATCAGGCCATCAACTGCGGTTTGGCGCTGGCGGTGGTCGACGCCCTGCGGGAACGCGGTTTCGAGATCCAGGACAACGGCGTTCTGGAGGGGTTGAATCGGACGAAACTTTCGGGCCGGATGGAGCTGATCTGCCAGGACCCGCGGATTTTGATCGACGGCGCCCATAATCCCACGAGCATGGAGGCGCTGATCAAGACCATCGGTCAACACGTAATCTACGACTCGATGGTGGTGATCTTCGGGTGCGCAGCCGACAAAGACGTGGATGGCATGATGGACCAGATCGCTTTGGGCGCCGATAAGGTGATCTTTACGAAGAACGGCTCGATCCGTTCGGCCGATCCGGAAGAGCTGGCCCTTCGCTTCGAGGAGCGGACGGGCCGGATGGCCCAGTGGGCGTCGGATGTCGGCGAGGCGATCCGCACGGCGGCGTCGGTGGCGACCCGAGGGGATCTGATCTGCATCACCGGATCATTCTACCTGGCGGGCGAAGCCAAGAAGCACCTGATTGACCGCGGCTTGATGAAGTAG
- the def gene encoding peptide deformylase, with the protein MLTAEEIDQLTLVKYPDPVLAETAKPIEKLDTWVEQLAQKMIQLMHEFRGVGLAGNQVGLALAIFTYNPSGEEGDDHALINPEIVDEEGWAEAEEGCLSLPEIYGKVRRRQRVILEATDLTGNRREIEATDLTARIFQHETDHLRGTLIVQRMSVVGKLAARRQLKMMEEKAAD; encoded by the coding sequence ATGCTGACCGCAGAGGAAATCGATCAACTGACACTGGTGAAGTATCCCGATCCGGTCTTGGCCGAGACGGCTAAGCCGATCGAGAAGCTCGATACGTGGGTGGAGCAGTTGGCCCAGAAGATGATCCAACTGATGCACGAGTTTCGCGGTGTGGGCCTGGCGGGCAATCAGGTGGGGCTGGCCTTGGCGATCTTCACCTACAACCCATCCGGCGAAGAGGGCGACGACCACGCCCTGATCAACCCGGAGATCGTCGATGAAGAGGGCTGGGCCGAGGCGGAGGAAGGCTGCCTGTCGCTGCCCGAGATCTACGGCAAGGTCCGCCGCCGCCAGCGGGTGATCCTCGAGGCCACCGACCTGACCGGCAACCGTCGCGAGATCGAGGCGACCGACCTGACGGCCCGAATCTTCCAGCACGAGACCGATCACCTTCGCGGCACGCTGATCGTTCAGCGGATGTCGGTGGTGGGTAAGCTGGCCGCGCGTCGGCAGCTTAAGATGATGGAAGAGAAGGCCGCCGACTAG
- the tilS gene encoding tRNA lysidine(34) synthetase TilS, with the protein MTGNDNLTGRFIDALTAGKLISRGDRVLAAVSGGADSNALLHLLVAARNTIGFDLFVGHLNHQLRGESADMDEQFVRRTAQELSLPFHAEAVDVDADRRQRGGSLEEAARRVRYEFYERAVRHFGAGRIALGHHRGDQVETVLFNIIRGTGLHGLRGMPRARPLRVGGSVMIVRPLLSITKDELVAYLQSKGLGWREDHTNAAMIASRNVLRHRVIPEMEQIHSGFAQHLLALADQAAEAEAIVDDRADRLLAVAQRDQSSWSIEDWRLDLSPAIVAGEAIRKMLIGVGVGAGRIAANHIADVLRLVRSNSGAVDLPDGIRARVLNDRLFVERKPAPQAKDLDAQIAWVGGECRFGDRRFSQQRQPFDRLWFERFLGEKTSGEEAIDAEKVEGNLVIRYAREGERFRPLGSPGGKKIGDFLTDRKVPPQDRPAVVVADARGVVWLVGFRIDQRVHVGERTRNVIVLRVESRPADSV; encoded by the coding sequence ATGACCGGCAACGACAACCTGACCGGCCGGTTTATCGACGCCCTGACGGCGGGCAAGCTCATTTCAAGAGGCGATCGCGTGCTGGCGGCGGTTTCGGGCGGCGCCGATTCGAACGCCCTGCTGCACCTGCTGGTCGCGGCGCGAAACACGATCGGCTTTGACCTCTTCGTCGGGCACTTGAATCACCAGCTTCGCGGCGAATCGGCCGACATGGACGAGCAGTTCGTCCGCCGGACCGCCCAGGAGCTCTCGCTTCCCTTCCACGCCGAAGCCGTCGACGTGGACGCCGACCGCCGGCAACGGGGCGGATCGCTCGAGGAAGCCGCCAGAAGGGTCCGCTACGAATTCTATGAGCGGGCGGTGCGGCATTTCGGGGCGGGTCGGATCGCCCTGGGTCATCACCGCGGCGACCAGGTCGAGACGGTGCTGTTCAACATCATTCGCGGCACGGGTCTGCACGGGCTTCGCGGCATGCCGCGAGCCCGGCCGCTGCGAGTCGGCGGCAGCGTCATGATCGTCCGGCCGCTGCTGAGTATTACCAAAGATGAACTGGTGGCATACCTTCAGTCGAAGGGTCTCGGCTGGCGGGAGGATCACACCAACGCAGCGATGATCGCGTCGCGGAACGTGCTGCGGCACCGCGTGATTCCCGAGATGGAACAGATTCACAGCGGCTTTGCGCAGCACCTGCTGGCGCTGGCCGATCAGGCGGCAGAGGCTGAGGCGATCGTCGATGACCGTGCCGACCGGCTGCTCGCCGTGGCGCAGCGGGATCAATCCTCCTGGAGCATTGAGGACTGGCGTCTGGACCTCTCGCCGGCGATCGTGGCCGGCGAGGCCATTCGCAAGATGCTGATCGGCGTGGGTGTCGGCGCGGGCCGGATCGCCGCGAATCACATCGCGGACGTTCTGCGACTCGTGCGGAGCAACTCAGGCGCCGTCGATCTGCCCGATGGGATTCGCGCGCGCGTTCTGAACGACCGGCTGTTCGTCGAAAGAAAGCCTGCGCCTCAAGCAAAGGACCTCGACGCTCAGATCGCGTGGGTCGGCGGCGAATGCCGGTTCGGCGACCGGCGGTTTTCGCAGCAGCGTCAGCCGTTCGACCGGCTGTGGTTCGAGCGGTTCTTAGGCGAGAAGACCAGCGGCGAAGAGGCCATCGACGCGGAGAAGGTGGAAGGCAACCTGGTGATCCGTTACGCCCGCGAAGGCGAGCGGTTCCGGCCGTTGGGTTCGCCGGGCGGCAAGAAGATCGGCGACTTTCTCACCGATCGGAAGGTCCCGCCTCAGGATCGGCCAGCCGTGGTGGTCGCCGATGCGCGAGGCGTGGTGTGGCTGGTCGGATTCCGCATCGATCAGCGGGTGCATGTCGGCGAGCGAACCAGAAACGTGATCGTACTGCGTGTCGAGAGCAGGCCGGCAGACAGCGTCTAG
- a CDS encoding radical SAM protein codes for MRTYVGGYPMWLAWQVTYRCNFRCGFCGYWNSPEGKLPEQTVEQFVYGSEQLARAGSMLISLAGGEPLLREDLPAIVRAVARWHLPFVTTNGYLMTTDLARELYEAGLWGVSISLDYADPAQHDRRRGVKGAHARAVEALDHLARARKWKWQRLNVMAVLMHDNLDDLDELARLAHEHNAYFMIQPYCALKTGDRRFTCTEPDISEKLLAFRARHPNVLSNPYFLSKFGVALNGGVGGCRAGRAFFNIDSVGNVAICVENRYDPVGNLYRDEVMDLFHRMRQASRVNRCRCCWYNCRGEVESLYQPYGLFRSLPTYLFDRGRAPEKSPVW; via the coding sequence TTGCGGACGTACGTGGGCGGGTACCCGATGTGGCTCGCCTGGCAGGTGACGTACCGGTGCAATTTCCGATGCGGGTTCTGCGGGTATTGGAACTCACCGGAAGGCAAGCTGCCCGAGCAGACGGTGGAACAGTTCGTCTACGGCTCCGAGCAGTTGGCGCGGGCGGGCTCGATGCTGATCTCGCTGGCCGGGGGCGAGCCGCTGTTGCGGGAGGATCTGCCGGCGATCGTGCGGGCGGTGGCCCGCTGGCACCTGCCGTTCGTGACGACCAACGGCTATCTGATGACGACGGACCTGGCCCGGGAGCTCTATGAAGCGGGGCTTTGGGGGGTTTCGATCAGCCTGGACTACGCCGATCCGGCCCAACACGACCGCCGTCGCGGCGTCAAGGGGGCCCATGCCCGAGCCGTCGAGGCGCTCGATCATCTGGCCCGAGCTCGAAAGTGGAAATGGCAGCGGCTGAACGTGATGGCGGTTCTGATGCACGACAACCTGGACGACCTGGATGAATTGGCGCGGCTCGCCCATGAGCACAATGCTTATTTCATGATACAGCCTTATTGTGCTTTGAAGACCGGCGATCGGCGGTTCACCTGCACCGAGCCGGATATTTCGGAGAAGCTGCTGGCGTTTCGGGCTCGGCACCCGAACGTTTTGAGCAATCCGTACTTTTTGAGCAAGTTCGGCGTGGCCCTCAACGGCGGGGTGGGCGGCTGCCGGGCGGGTCGGGCGTTTTTTAACATTGACAGTGTCGGTAATGTAGCTATATGCGTGGAAAATCGGTATGATCCGGTGGGCAATCTGTATCGCGACGAGGTGATGGACCTGTTCCATCGGATGCGGCAGGCCTCGCGGGTGAATCGGTGCCGGTGCTGCTGGTACAACTGCCGGGGGGAAGTGGAGAGCTTGTACCAACCGTACGGGCTGTTCCGGAGCCTGCCGACGTACCTGTTCGACCGCGGACGAGCGCCGGAAAAGTCGCCGGTGTGGTAG
- the ychF gene encoding redox-regulated ATPase YchF, giving the protein MADRLAIIGFPFSGKTTVLQAACGIGREHLHAGGESGEHIGTLKHEHDPRLLRLAEIYESRKLTPLTLELWDFPGFDLTTEPGRQHARRLLAEVRQCDLLVIVLRAFENPSVPQYRDRIDPAADLDELMEEFVFADMDQLSRRIEKLEQQQKKPSPTREQEKKEIALLKRCLEALEAGQGLHEVVHGAEEDKMLRSFALLTQRPCVVIINVDENRLGQEFALKPHPMVRSSLVCAVEYERQLQELSDEDREVFLSEAGITELLADRLAEAAMSAMGRIRFYTAGDNEARAWPLGAGISAVEAAGKIHSDIARGFIRAETIAYADIDALGAVKEARSAGKLRLEGKDYVIKDGDVIFFRFNI; this is encoded by the coding sequence ATGGCGGATAGACTGGCGATTATCGGTTTTCCTTTTTCGGGCAAGACGACGGTGCTGCAGGCGGCGTGCGGGATCGGCCGGGAGCACCTTCACGCGGGCGGCGAGTCGGGCGAGCATATCGGCACCCTCAAACACGAGCACGATCCGCGGCTGTTGCGGCTGGCGGAGATCTATGAGTCGCGGAAGCTGACGCCGCTGACGCTGGAGTTGTGGGACTTTCCGGGTTTCGATTTGACGACCGAACCGGGGCGGCAGCACGCCCGCCGGCTTCTGGCTGAGGTCCGGCAGTGCGATCTTCTGGTGATCGTGCTGAGGGCGTTCGAGAATCCGTCGGTGCCGCAGTACCGCGACCGGATCGATCCAGCGGCGGACCTGGACGAGCTGATGGAGGAATTCGTCTTCGCGGACATGGACCAGTTGTCGCGGCGGATCGAGAAGCTCGAACAGCAGCAGAAGAAGCCCAGCCCGACGCGCGAGCAGGAGAAGAAGGAGATTGCCCTACTGAAGCGCTGCCTGGAGGCGTTGGAGGCGGGCCAGGGGCTGCACGAGGTGGTGCATGGGGCGGAAGAGGACAAGATGCTGCGCAGCTTCGCCCTTTTGACCCAGCGTCCGTGCGTGGTTATTATTAATGTGGATGAGAATAGACTGGGACAGGAGTTCGCCCTCAAGCCGCACCCGATGGTGCGGTCGTCGTTGGTGTGCGCCGTGGAGTACGAGCGTCAGCTCCAGGAGTTGTCGGACGAGGACCGCGAGGTGTTTCTATCGGAAGCCGGGATCACCGAGTTGCTGGCCGACCGGCTGGCGGAGGCGGCGATGTCGGCAATGGGTCGGATCAGGTTCTATACCGCGGGCGACAATGAGGCACGGGCCTGGCCGCTGGGCGCGGGGATCAGCGCGGTCGAGGCGGCGGGCAAGATCCACTCGGACATTGCCCGCGGGTTCATTCGGGCTGAGACGATCGCGTACGCGGACATTGACGCGTTGGGCGCGGTGAAGGAGGCCCGATCGGCGGGCAAGCTGCGGCTTGAAGGCAAGGATTACGTCATCAAGGACGGCGACGTAATTTTCTTCCGGTTCAATATATAG
- a CDS encoding 3-dehydroquinate synthase has translation MESVTVPLGDRSYPIHVGPGLLSQLGSRLTEVVRSRRVCLVSDETVYGYYGPTAEKSLEAAGFVLARHVIAPGDRSKSLAVAEAIYQTLYDAECDRSSCLVALGGGVVGDLTGFVAGTWLRGVPFVQVPTTLEADIDASVGGKTAVNLPRGKNLVGVFHQPRMVLMDIDTLKTLSDRDIRAGLAESIKHGVIRDAAFFELHEQQVDRILALEPAVIEPLLARNCRIKAEVVGADERESGLRAILNFGHTVGHAIEVQGGYDRYRHGEAVALGMVAAGFIAREMNRFAAADFDRMEALIARFNLPTRTRDLDPQQMLDLMKRDKKAQAGKIRFVLPTAIGQFGVFDDLSTEVIREGIEYILSRRPSEDVVVS, from the coding sequence ATGGAAAGTGTTACTGTACCTCTTGGCGACCGCAGCTATCCGATCCACGTCGGCCCCGGCCTTCTCAGTCAATTGGGTTCGCGACTGACCGAGGTCGTCCGCAGCCGACGGGTCTGCCTGGTTAGTGACGAGACCGTCTACGGCTACTATGGTCCGACGGCTGAGAAGTCCCTTGAGGCGGCTGGTTTCGTCCTGGCTCGCCACGTCATTGCGCCCGGCGACCGGAGCAAATCGCTGGCGGTGGCCGAGGCGATCTACCAGACCCTCTACGACGCTGAGTGTGATCGGAGTTCGTGCCTGGTCGCGTTGGGTGGGGGGGTGGTCGGCGATCTGACCGGGTTCGTGGCCGGCACGTGGCTGCGCGGCGTGCCCTTTGTTCAGGTTCCCACGACTCTGGAAGCTGATATCGACGCCAGCGTCGGCGGCAAGACGGCGGTCAACCTGCCACGCGGCAAGAATTTGGTGGGCGTGTTCCATCAGCCGCGGATGGTGTTGATGGACATCGACACCCTCAAGACCCTCTCCGATCGCGACATCCGGGCGGGTTTGGCTGAGAGCATCAAGCACGGCGTGATCCGCGACGCCGCGTTCTTTGAGCTCCACGAGCAACAGGTGGATCGCATTCTGGCCCTCGAACCGGCGGTCATCGAGCCGTTGCTGGCCCGCAACTGCCGGATCAAGGCTGAGGTCGTCGGGGCTGACGAGCGGGAATCGGGATTGCGGGCCATCCTGAACTTCGGCCACACCGTCGGCCACGCCATCGAGGTGCAGGGCGGCTACGACCGCTATCGCCACGGCGAAGCGGTCGCCCTCGGCATGGTCGCAGCCGGCTTCATCGCCCGCGAAATGAACCGCTTCGCCGCGGCCGACTTCGACCGTATGGAAGCCCTGATCGCCCGTTTCAACCTGCCCACGCGCACGCGCGATCTCGATCCGCAACAGATGCTCGACCTGATGAAGCGCGACAAAAAGGCCCAAGCCGGCAAAATCCGCTTCGTTTTGCCCACCGCCATCGGCCAGTTTGGAGTTTTCGACGATCTGTCCACGGAAGTCATCAGGGAGGGCATCGAGTATATACTGTCCAGGCGACCGTCAGAAGATGTGGTTGTGTCGTGA
- a CDS encoding dihydroorotate dehydrogenase — protein sequence MDQLRSRTDVDLSVDLAGIQMQNPLTTASGTSGYGPELSSYVDLSRLGAFTTKSITVEPREGNPAPRIVETRAGVINSIGLANVGLEKFLAEKLPSAAKLGVPILVNVAGKTIDEYLTVASALDRVEEIAGLEINISCPNVAAGGLEFGTNCTMASELIRTLRGAVKRAKLIVKLSPNVTDICEVARAAVEAGADALSLINTLRGMAINVEAKRPVLPRGFGGLSGPAVHPVAVYCVWRVYREVAKPAGVPIIGLGGVQLWQDAMELMLAGATAVAIGTALFIDPQCPIKILDGMTDYCRRHGVRRIADLIGTVAPPTAT from the coding sequence ATGGATCAATTGAGAAGCCGGACCGACGTTGATCTTTCGGTGGACCTTGCGGGCATTCAAATGCAGAACCCGCTGACCACCGCCTCAGGCACCAGCGGGTATGGCCCGGAGCTTTCGAGCTACGTGGACCTTTCGCGACTGGGGGCATTCACCACCAAGTCGATCACCGTCGAGCCGCGCGAGGGCAATCCCGCGCCGCGGATCGTCGAGACGCGGGCCGGCGTGATCAACAGCATCGGGTTGGCCAACGTCGGCTTGGAGAAGTTCCTGGCCGAGAAGCTGCCGTCGGCGGCGAAGCTGGGCGTGCCGATTCTGGTGAACGTGGCGGGCAAGACGATCGACGAGTATCTGACAGTGGCTTCGGCGCTGGATCGCGTCGAGGAGATCGCGGGATTGGAGATCAACATCTCGTGTCCGAACGTGGCCGCGGGCGGCTTGGAGTTCGGCACGAACTGCACAATGGCGTCCGAACTGATCCGCACCCTGCGCGGCGCGGTCAAACGGGCCAAGCTGATCGTCAAGCTCAGCCCCAACGTGACCGACATCTGCGAAGTCGCCCGCGCCGCGGTCGAAGCGGGGGCTGATGCGCTGAGTCTGATCAACACGCTGCGCGGCATGGCGATCAACGTCGAAGCGAAGCGGCCGGTGCTGCCGCGAGGCTTTGGCGGATTGAGCGGCCCGGCGGTCCATCCGGTGGCGGTGTATTGCGTGTGGCGGGTCTATCGCGAGGTGGCCAAACCAGCCGGCGTGCCGATCATCGGCCTCGGCGGCGTGCAGCTCTGGCAGGATGCGATGGAACTGATGCTGGCCGGTGCGACCGCGGTGGCGATCGGCACGGCGCTGTTTATCGACCCGCAGTGCCCGATCAAGATCCTGGACGGAATGACCGATTACTGCCGGCGGCACGGCGTGCGGCGGATCGCCGACCTGATCGGCACGGTGGCGCCGCCCACCGCGACGTAG